Sequence from the Meriones unguiculatus strain TT.TT164.6M chromosome 5, Bangor_MerUng_6.1, whole genome shotgun sequence genome:
GCAAGAATCCTCAGGAAAGCCCAGGAACTCTGGGGTCATGGGTAGTAACTGAAGGTTCCATGTCCAAGCTGACCCTGGATCTTGGAAACTGTAGGGCAGGGCCTGTTAGGAAGCAGCTGATGCTCATGACCTTAGTTGAATTTCATGTCCCCCAAGTCAGGGAGGGGCCTTTTCATTATTCAGTCAATTTTGGGTCTACCTTTCAGAGTTGCTGTGGGGATTTAAATTGCTTGTGTTAACTTCTTATAGTTAGCCCAGCACATGATCAGCATGGGGCTGTCAGTATTACTGATTTCAGTGAAGGAGTAGAAGGTGAGGAAGTGTCCTGAGAGGCTTTTGGGTCAGATCTGTGGAGAGCCAGAGAGCATTCCACAGAGGGTACAGCAACACACCGAAATCTTCCTGCATCTAGTAAATGTTTACTCACCTGGAGCCCCTAGAAACACACCTAAGTGCAGCTGTGGGAGGGACTAAGCCTTGGCATCCCCCAGACTCCGAACCAGGTGCCCTCAGAACCAGTTCAGCCTGTGAGAGTCCGGAACAGTTCAAGAACAAGCTTGGGAAGGCTCTGTAAGGTTTTCTTGCTCCAAAGCATTTCTGTCACTACTTACAGCACACCTGTGATAAAATgtgcttacttatttattatgtttccTGAGAGAAGGATGTAGCCTTACTATTAcacatttgaatatttatatgTGGCTGTCCTTTGTGAGGGGCCTTTCCCTAACCACGCGGCTGGTGGACTGCTCTCATTTGGTGCCCTTATGCACCTCTATCGTATCATCCTGCATAGCTCATAATATTTGCACCCATTTTTCCCTATCCCTAGGATGGAATTACAGATGAGGACCTGTGTGCCTGGCCTAGGGTAGCTGATTAATCAACACTGCCTGGATGAGTTATGGAGTAGACAGATAAGGACCCTTTTCTTTGCAGTTAACTTCTGCTGGTGCACTGAGTGAGAAAAGCCGATTCTGTGTTGGCTCTTCTGGGCAGCACTGCTGAGCAGACACCTCCTTCCCACCAGACTGAGCGCTTCCCAGCCACGCTCACTCGATACGCCTCACCCTGACCATCATAGGTCActaattttttaatgtaaatttaatttttatgcatgtgggtgttttgcctacatgtatgtctgtacaccatgtgtatgcctggtgcccatagaaGCCAGAAATGGATGTGGGGTATGATAGCACTGGAGTCACAGACTGTTGGGAGCCCCCATGTGGATGTTATGACTctggatctctggaagagcagtgagtgcgcTTCACccatgaaccatctctccagcccaatcattcttttaagataattttctgtCACTTATAAAGTCCCTTAAGAACAGGAATAATAAAAATGCATTCATCCATACGTTATCAGAGCCTCACAAGTGGTAGTGCTAGAATTTCTAGAGACTGTCTAGCAGCATCACAGAGCGGGTGGAAGATTGTGATAAAGAGATCAAAGGAGTCCAACATGGAGAGCTTGGCTCTTCCGTGTAGGTAAAAGCAGAAGGCAGTAAAGATGGCTTGCCCGCACAAGACGGATGGCAGTGCTTGGAGGATGATAAGCAGGTACAGGAGCAACCTGGGCAGCTTGATCACTAACTCAGTGAGGCTGAGACACTGAAGGAAGCTTCAGGTGGTGCTACTCAGCAGCCGGAGCATTCCTGAGGCAGACAAGGATCTCAGATATTATTAGATACTAGATAATGCCTCAGATGTTGGTCTTGGGCTGAACTGCAGGACAGacaacagtgtttctctgtatccAGGTACTATCATTTGTAAGATTTGAGGTAAATATGGTAGCCTCCAAATCAGACATTGTAAAATGTCTGATACAGCACtgacacacaaaaaaatcctCATCTGTCTGGAGTTTGGAGTCCGGGATAACGTGAGTCTCTACAGCCAGGCCTCCTGGGAGCGTTCCAGGGTCCTGCACATGCTAAAGGCACACTCACACTTCTGGGTCAGGCTGGTCTGAACACCTGCTTCTAGGATGATTAAGCAACCTGGGGCATTTCAGCAGGAGGGGATAAGGAGGTCAGATTGCAGGGGAATTAGGAAAGAGGAGGCAAGAAAAACACAGGTGGCAGATAGTAGCCATGCAACAGATAGAAGGTCAAGATGGTTCTCAACCATGGTCTGGGAAAGAGACCAGACAGTTGGGTTGTTAGGAAAGAGAGGCAGCAAGGTGGGAAAGACCAGACAGACGTAAGGAAAGACTCTAAAAGAACAGCCTGCACCACATGCTGGAGCCCCAGAACCATGGGATCAGCAGGAGTCCTGCAAACACCAGGGCCTTGAGAGGCTGCTGGGAGGGGCTAGCACCGGAGGTTGaggtgaagaaaaagaagagagggccCCTGAGTTCGAGTAGAAGAGCGGAGGCTAAGGGTGGTGAGGGCTCTGGCCGTGGACCCATCACCCCAGCTACACATCTCCCATGTTGACAGAGCTTTCTCTGAGCTACTTCTGTGTCCCTGAATCCGGCCATTTGATGTTGGTAATAGTGAGAGTGACAAATCGGCCTACAGAAGTcaacttccttctttctcttttgtcacAATATGCACCCAAGCCACCAACATGGCATGGCTCTAGACTTACCTCCTCTAAGGTACTCTGGTTCCAGTGTGGAACTTGCTTTCTTAGGAAGGTCATTTAGTCCGACAGGAATTTTCTCTTTGCATTGCTCCCAagccccctccccctgcctcccaTTGCACCTTGGCTCACATGAAAACAAGTCAGgcaggaaaagatcttcattctCTCTGGAGTTTGAGGTCAGGGGTTATGTGGGAATTTGTTTCTTACTGAACTGCTGTTCAAAGGTCACCAAGCCTAAGGCTTTGGGAGTCAGACAGGTCTAGGTTCCCAGGTAGTTCCCGTAGCAAAGTCCATCCACAAATCTGCCCTGCTGAAAGGCACACGGTGCTGAGAATAGTCTCAGTACTGTACACCACACTTTtcagagacagaagttaaagtccaaatatctttgtcaaaaataccATATTTTTACTGAGAACCAATTCCACTAATCACACAACAAGCACCCAGCTTACAGGCCAAGCAATCACCCCAGGTGCAGCACAGGGCCCCGTCACGTCACCGGGCAGACTCCACTTCCTACGAAGTGTCAAAGCTTTCCTGAAGGATTGTGTTTATGATTTTAAGACAACCGTGTttccaaagagaagaaagaacattTACTCTCAGAGGCATCGGCCTCCTTCCCAGAAATTGGTCAGTGCCGTCTCTGCTACCCCTAAAGGTGACTTAGTTATGCTCCCTGCTATTGGACAAAGCAGGGAGAACACAAAGACAGCCTGGCCTATCCTATTATGGATTAAACAGCAAGTGAGCATTCGTAGGCCTAGCAACTGATGAATCATACCGGAATGAATTGACTTTGGGGCTGGCCCTTTAAAAATGAAGCATCCTACTTGTTAACTCCTCCTCCAAGGAGGTTCCTTATTAACTGAGAGCTGCTGGCAAAGCCGCGTTTTCGAGCCGGACAGTACCTTCAGCTAGACGCTGAAGGCTCCTCCTGGGGAAGCAGCAGCCTGTCAGCATGGCTCAGGAGTTTGTGAACTGCAAGATCCACCCCGGGAAGGTGGTCGTGTTCATCAAGCCCACCTGCCCCTACTGCAGAAAGACCCAAGAAATCCTCAGCCAGCTGCCTTTCAAGCAGGGGCTTCTGGAATTCGTGGATATCACAGCTACCAACAACACCAATGAGATTCAAGATTATTTACAACAGCTCACAGGAGCGAGAACCGTGAGTGTGTTCAAATGCTAAGGAAACTGCTGGGGGGCTGCTGTTTCCTTTCAGAGCTATCCAGACGCCTGTGCCTTTTCTAGGACGCTGTTGCCAGGACTCTGTCCTTCCAGCCACCGGGAGGGCTTTGCAGGGTGTGGGGGAAGGACCTGAGGGAGACAGTGGTCAAAGGAGTGGGCAGCAGGACTGCCCGGGAGGACCAGAAGGCAGCAGTCTGGTGTGTGGTGCCGAGTCGGTGGGCCTGACAGCTGGGCTGGTAGCAGTTAACTGTGGGTCTGAAGGCTTTGTTTTAAGCACTATTTTGAACGGACAGTTTGGATCTGTCAAGGCAGGAAACAGCCATGAGGCTGGCTGTGGTAGGCAGTGTTATGGAAAGTGGCAGCATGCACACTCTTCCTTCCCTGTTTTCATGCGTCTCAGTGAGGTGTGTgatccttcattttcttttctctaggcTGTATTTATTTATCACCCAGTTTGTTCATTCTTCTCTAGCTCCactcactagaaaaaaaataaatgttgcaCTCCATTATTTGCCCCTGTGCTGCCTTCATTGCAGGATATTTTCAGGCCTGTTGCTGCTCGGGCCTGGTTATCATAGTAACTTTCTGTATTATATGACAGGCTCTTCCCTGGGAGATCCTGGGTGACCCAGGCTGCAAGAGTACAGTGGCCACTTGAGAGTCCTGTTCTGCAAATACACTGTGCGGCTCTCTCAGAACCCCCTCTTCTCCCTCAGAAAGGCTTTCTTTGTGCCTGGGCTGTGGTGAAGTGGCTGGCCTAACAGACTCAGGCTGGGAGGGTGGGTGAGCTTGTCTCACTGTTACTGGTGTGTTGGAGGACAGCCCGAGCGCCAACAAGCCGAGAACCTGGCCACCTGCCTCCAATACTAATTAAAGAGACACACGACagtggaaacacagagaaaaaaaaaacttattcaaCGAGGCTTCACTGGGAAGATGAAACAAAGAGCTTCAGTGACCCCCAAGTCCTGTCTACTCATAGTTACTCCACAGGCCAGAGGTGGGTGACTTCTTCAGTCACCCAGTCACCTCTCACTCTTGCTCTCTGCTACAGGGCCGGCACTGAATTCTGAATCTGGAGTCACGGGCTGGCCTGGGTTGTCGGCAGCCAGAAAGCCCCAGGGGTCCTCCTAGCTCAGCTTCCCCAGCAGTGTGACTTGCACCCAGCTCTTTCTGTGGATTTGGAGGATGAAACTAAGGTCTTCACTCTCATGAGTAAGCACCTTTCTAGCTGATCCGTCTTCCTTCTTAAATAAATAGACAGCAGGAGGGTTACAGGCCAGGTCCAGGAGCCATCTCAGATCCAGTTGGTCTTCCAGCGGCtcagaactgtgtgaaatctccCCCTGTGTGGTGAGCTCCTTCACTGGCTGGCACCTTCAGCCCTTTCCCAGCACAGGCTCTCTGAGGCTCATTGTTTATACAAACTGATAGCCAAAGGTGTTGGGGGTGGGACTTGTATGGAGTATCCTTTCTCCTGGCAGGGCAGTCATTCCTGTCTACTTAACTCTCTTTCAGGGACATGTGTTGTCAAAAACACATTTCCTACTTGAGCTTAAGTGTGAATATTAAAGAATTTTctctggagctgggcatggtggtgcacccctgtaatccagccctcaggaaggcagaggcaggcagatcactgtgagtttgaggccagcctgttctacaaagctagtccaggacagccaaggctacccagaaaaactctgattcagaaaagaaaataatttttccccCTCTGGGTTATTGGTGTAAAGCCTTGGAAATTATCTCATTCAGAAATCTGCATGGTAGTGTGGATCAAAACTGCTATTACAGCTACAGGATGAAGTCCTGGGGCAGGGACACAAGCAGAGTGTGTCCCTGAGTGAGTGAGGAGAAGCGTGAATATTCCCACAGGCCCCTGCTCTCACCATAGTCCTCCCTGACAGCGGCCCCCGAATTTAGCTTGCCAATGGAATCACCTGTAGAAAAGTTTCAGACAGTCCCACGCTCAGGTCACATTGCAGCCTAACTGGCTACTAATCAGCCTCCCAACAGCAGAGGTGGGAGCCAGCCAGCAAGGAGCAGCATGAAATATCTGTAGGTGGCTCCGGTTACAACAGAATTAAGAAAAATGCTGTCTTTAGCCCGGCTGCACTTGTCCGGAGAAAAGACGAAACAAAACCAACAAGACCCAAGTTTCTTCATTTAAGAAATGTTTGCATTGATTTCTCTAGCAACGCTATTTTGTAATGGCCTTTTAACGTTAAAATTACAAACTGTGCGTGTGTACCAGAGGTTGACCTCGGGCTGTTTCTCAATCGCTCCCCACCTTCGGTTTTCTGAGGTAGGATTCTCTCACCGACCCTGCGCCCTCGTCAGTTTGGTTAGACTGGTTAGCCAGTGCgtgcctgtctctccctccactcccagtgtcgtgtgctgccatgcctgacttTCCCATGGTTCCTGAGGGTCTGCTCTCAGGGCCCTCATGCTGTCCACGGAGCCATAGCTCTGATCCTGCGTATATACTCCCACCCCTCAACAGGTTCTTGAGTCCAAATCCTAGTGCATCTTTTCTGAGGGAGGCATGAATGTTTTCCTCTCACTGCTTCTAGGTTCTGGTGGTCTTTACATTCTAAGAGCATGAGAACTTGAGAGTAGTTAGCTGTTCCAATTTTTCCATGTGACCCATGGGCACGGGTATACAGTAGGCGCTCAGCAGTCTTCAGTCAGGTGGTTTAGCTTCCCGAGGCTCCTACCCTGGAGCTTTCATCTGTTTTTCTCCAAAGTTCTGCCTTTCTCATAAGCTCTTGATAGAACTTTGGTTGCCTCTTACAGGACAACTGTTTTAGCAGCAAAGTGCTTCCATTTTTGTCTGAGAAAGATTATTTTTCCCTCACATTCATAGGACAAATAGTTTTCAACATCTGCAATGTACCAGGCACGTTTCTGCCCAGTGGAAATACAGCCATGAAAAAAAAttgctactttttaaaatatgcaccTTTATTGGAGAGACAAATAATACAATGAATTGTATATTTCGGAGGTGGCAGAGATGTGTTCACAAAGAAAATTAACTAGGAAAGGAGAGGCAAGATGCAGGCAGCAGGCTATTGTTTTAAATGGTACTATCAGGGCCTCATCAAGGCAAAGGAAAAGGAGACTTGATTTGACCCTTGGAAGGGTCGTTCTGATCATTGTAGCTCATCAACGCAAAAACTGCACTTTCCTCAAAGGAGATGGGCTGTTCTACAGTCACAAGAGAGAGCTTGGCCTGAGAACATGGACCGGGGTTACCTCAGCGTGCATATTCCAACACAGAAGCAGTTTGATTAAATTTTATACTAGCAGAATAGAgccaaataaaagaataaaaaaaaaaacaccttggaAGGAAAATCAAAAGCAGGTTGTAGCTGAGCTTGTGGGCCTCCTATGTTGTTTGATGGCATTCTTACCCCTTTGACTGGTAGCAGTTGGGCTTTATTAAGTTACTACATTCCAAAAGCATTTATCTTTTCATTGGGTGTGACACTGAGGTGGGCAAGGAAAGCTAAAGGTCACCCAAGATAAATTGTAGTGTCAGCCCTGAAACTGCCCACAGCCCACGGGCTTTACGGCCCCCGAAGCTCTAATCAGTTCATCAGCTGCTGTACACACAACTGCTTTCCTGGAATTTTCTTTCATGGGAACAAGAACGAGAGACTAAAGGAGGGACGGGGTCTGGATGGAAACTGAGAGACATTCTGAGGCCGCACAGAATTCAAGTGTGAATGGCGGTCAGTGGTTTGTGGCAGAGGAAGGGTCTTTGAGTCACTGCAGCTGAGGAGCCCATGAGCTCAAAGCCTACCCAAGAGTGGTCAAAAAGTggagatgtgggtgctgggaggatggctcagtgaacAAAGCTTCACCTCACAGGCATAAAGAGAAGAAGTGGCCATGCGCAGGTGACAgcctgcttgtaatcccagcacaggaggggcatgagactctgcctcaggatgctagatggatggatagatagatagatagatagatagatagatagatagatacagacagacagacagacagacagactgatgtAATCAAGGAAGATGCTCAGTGTCAGTCTTTGGCCACACACAGGAGAAAGACTCTACAGTGCAGAGAATACTGAGAAAAACGCACTCCAGAAACTCGGACAATGTTACCAAGCGTGGTTAGGGTAGAGATTCTTCCTACCCTGAACAGTAGGTTACTCTGCCTCCTCTCAAGAGAGGGGTGGGCCAGAGTTTTGAGTGACAGGtagtttcctcttcttcctcagcctGACTGAAGGCAGCTTTGCTGATGACCAGATCACAGGGGTCCAGGTAGGAGGACAAGGTTCCTTTAGGCTTTCAGACAAACTAGCTTCTTGCCAGACTGTAGAAAATCTCCACCCTGGAGGCAGCTGGATCATGTTTCAGGGTCTGTCTCAGGTTTcaaggggggtgggggagggtgtatgtttgtgtgttagGGGAGGGTCCCCATCACTGTTCTGTGTAGACCGGTGTTTGAAAGGGGACCAGCATTCCGTGGAGATTTTAGGCTTCTTGCCTCGTCTTCCTGCATTCCTCTCCTTGATGccttgtctttctgcatttttctcTTGTAACTAGCAGAAGCAAGGTTGTGTCACTTTCCTTTACAAAATGTCCCACACAGCCACACAGAATTCAAGTGTGAATGGCAGTCAGTTTTCTGGGACTGACGATACTTACTAGATTGACTGGCCAGCAAGGGGTTCTGTGGGTTGTTTTCTAATTCTCGGGCAAGGAGATACCTTAAATAATTTGGATTGTGTCACAGGATTTTTGTTTAGTTATCaactttctattttttaaagcCCAATTCTCCTTGcacatccccccccaaaaaaaacatgcTACTAGAATTTATCCACAGTAATTCAACCTCTTTTCTCAACCTTCTCACATTTTAAGTAATTCACTTTGAAGTTCTATACCTTCTGAGGAAAACAGGATGCTCTGAGAAACATTCTCACTCTGtctgcccttcccccaccccgtCTGTCAGGTATGTTCCTTGGGCTCAG
This genomic interval carries:
- the Glrx gene encoding glutaredoxin-1, producing MAQEFVNCKIHPGKVVVFIKPTCPYCRKTQEILSQLPFKQGLLEFVDITATNNTNEIQDYLQQLTGARTVPRVFIGKDCIGGCSDLVAMQQNGELMTRLKQIGALQ